The following coding sequences are from one Pecten maximus unplaced genomic scaffold, xPecMax1.1, whole genome shotgun sequence window:
- the LOC117320878 gene encoding diamine acetyltransferase 2-like: MADYTIRPAVQGDCEEILRLIQELAEFEKMPEQVKMTVGTLRRDGFGEQNFFRCLVVEDKTTTAVEGKAILWGYALYYYAYSTWEGRVMYLEDLYMSPTYRGRGIGTKLFNAVAQIGVEQDCQRMQWVVLSWNKPSIEFYKARGAWDVTAKENWNIFRMDRPELEQMIKTD, translated from the exons atggCGGATTACACCATCAGACCAGCTGTACAGGGTGATTGTGAGGAGATCCTTCGGCTGATACAG gAGTTAGCAGAATTCGAAAAAATGCCGGAACAAGTGAAGATGACAGTGGGGA CACTAAGAAGAGACGGATTCGGCGAGCAGAATTTTTTCCGTTGTCTCGTTGTTGAGGATAAAACTACAACAG CTGTGGAAGGTAAGGCTATCCTGTGGGGGTATGCCTTATATTACTACGCCTACTCTACATGGGAGGGACGTGTTATGTACCTCGAGGACCTGTACATGTCACCAACCTACAGGGGGCGGGGCATCGGTACAAAGCTCTTCAATGCTGTTGCGCAG ATAGGTGTAGAACAGGACTGTCAGCGGATGCAATGGGTGGTTCTGAGTTGGAACAAACCGTCTATAGAATTCTACAAGGCACGCGGAGCGTGGGATGTCACTGCGAAGGAGAACTGGAATATATTCAGGATGGACCGACCGGAGTTAGAACAAATGATAAAAACAGACTGA
- the LOC117320877 gene encoding uncharacterized protein LOC117320877, with the protein METHIRFSLSRTRLKLLQKKKMKTNMLYFLEDVQWIQESTMVQEDKTVQGCTMVQESTMVQEDKTVQGCTMVQEDKTVQECTMVQEDKTVQECTMVQEDKTVQECTMVQEDKTVQECTMVQECTMVQEDTTVQEGTMVQEDTTIQEGTMVQEGTMVQEGTMVQEDTMVQESTMVQEDKTAQEGTMVQEDTMVQEDTTIQEGTMVQEDTMVQGDKTAQEDATVQEGTMVQEDKTVQECTMVQECTMVQECTMVQEDTMVQEGTAVQEDTMVQEDKTAQEGTMVQEGTMVQDGTIVQEGTAVQEDTMVQEDKTAQEGTMVQEGTMVQDGTIVQEGTAVQEDTMVQEDTMVQEGTMVQEDTMVQEDTTVQEGTLVLEGTMVQVDTMVQVDKTAQEGTMVQEGTGAQDGTIVQEGTVVQESTTIQECTTVQEGTTVQEVQDTDLEWSNYGGFSDYDDFSDKDFVPSDELIEDSDSDSYYSDEYPVLNQRFVSIMSSQKHQEMDHNGKFPNSINDIEGDVGVKEVINPDEDSDGSSSEDEDSIFRDSENPKIFIRKVQKSATTKTGKKKISDRVFNSYQFCGVCNIKVSNFSQHIERHKDKHKSSEEIQQIIQEKDEKQKNLLQKLLRAKFNHQFNMETIKSGKGEILLERRPADGFNLKNFGPCPRCYLWIAKKLLHKHQKKCLSKNAEECNLGKAAVQTRSDILANRIPTIASKALKKEVFEKMNLDEVGKIARNDPLIVQLGNQWLEKNVGNSLKRGAYTSQIMRLVGRMLLHLRTIKPLSEECTMWNYLKPNYLDDIIKATLMTAYQNIDDDEDMASPSNAIKLGFDIKRLLNGKIGLAIMSGDKNSRQDAEDLLKAMSIYWGTRVTKLSRVLLEQRRYTKDKKLPLTDDIKKLNLFLLESLKIIDLRINTPDNFRKVAELTEAKLVVYNRRRTGELQAIRLTDYNKRCRNPGENCTDTMGQMSEFEKKLLETQELMTVRGKTGRGVPVILPGETKAPMAYLTNIQVRKSAGIDINNPYVFASQGDGCGVVRAYDALTKACKEADLTAPETITSTTLRKYMATITQVLDLKDHEMEWVVSHMGHTLDIHKIHYRATSDVIEATQVAKILLLQDLGNFGKFRNKTLQDIQLDEIVFETNKDTASSDDHEDPNEFFTQDADSAFGDLEIDEVLNVSEQFEVDQESDHSRKRKNQAGKNAKGKWNQTEEEEIRQLFKKNLENKIRPTPKECVKAIAKSKANGGVICKRRKDVLKKKVFRMVDKIKN; encoded by the exons ATGGAGACACATATAAGATTTTCGTTAAGTCGGACAAGACTGA aactactccaaaaaaagaaaatgaaaacaaatatgttataCTTCCTTGAGGATGTACAGTGGATTCAGGAGAGTACAATGGTTCAGGAGGATAAAACGGTTCAGGGGTGTACAATGGTTCAGGAGAGTACCATGGTTCAGGAGGATAAAACGGTTCAGGGGTGTACAATGGTTCAGGAGGATAAAACGGTTCAGGAGTGTACAATGGTTCAGGAGGATAAAACGGTTCAGGAGTGTACAATGGTTCAGGAGGATAAAACGGTTCAGGAGTGTACAATGGTTCAGGAGGATAAAACGGTTCAGGAGTGTACAATGGTTCAGGAGTGTACAATGGTTCAGGAGGATACAACAGTTCAGGAGGGTACAATGGTTCAGGAGGATACAACCATTCAGGAGGGTACAATGGTTCAGGAGGGTACAATGGTTCAGGAGGGTACAATGGTTCAGGAGGATACAATGGTTCAGGAGAGTACAATGGTTCAGGAGGATAAAACAGCTCAAGAGGGTACAATGGTTCAGGAGGATACAATGGTTCAGGAGGATACAACCATTCAGGAGGGTACAATGGTTCAGGAGGATACAATGGTTCAGGGGGATAAAACAGCTCAGGAGGATGCAACAGTTCAGGAGGGTACAATGGTTCAGGAGGATAAAACGGTTCAGGAGTGTACAATGGTTCAGGAGTGTACAATGGTTCAGGAGTGTACAATGGTTCAGGAGGATACAATGGTCCAGGAGGGTACAGCGGTTCAGGAGGATACAATGGTTCAGGAGGATAAAACAGCTCAGGAGGGTACAATGGTCCAGGAGGGTACAATGGTTCAGGATGGAACTATCGTTCAGGAGGGTACAGCGGTTCAGGAGGATACAATGGTTCAGGAGGATAAAACAGCTCAGGAGGGTACAATGGTCCAGGAGGGTACAATGGTTCAGGATGGAACTATCGTTCAGGAGGGTACAGCGGTTCAGGAGGATACAATGGTTCAGGAGGATACAATGGTTCAGGAGGGTACAATGGTTCAGGAGGATACAATGGTTCAGGAGGATACAACCGTTCAGGAAGGTACACTGGTTCTGGAGGGTACTATGGTTCAGGTGGATACAATGGTTCAGGTGGATAAAACAGCTCAGGAGGGTACTATGGTTCAAGAGGGTACAGGGGCTCAGGACGGAACTATTGTTCAGGAGGGTACAGTGGTTCAGGAGAGTACAACGATTCAGGAGTGTACAACGGTTCAGGAGGGTACAACGGTTCAGGAGGTTCAAGATACTGATCTGGAATGGTCAAATTATGGAGGGTTTTCAGACTATGATGATTTTTCAGACAAGGATTTTGTCCCAAGTGATGAATTAATAGAAGATAGTGACAGTGATAGTTATTATAGTGATGAATATCCTGTTCTCAACCAAAGATTTGTCAGCATAATGAGCAGTCAGAAGCATCAGGAAATGGACCACAATGGAAAATTCCCCAATAGCATTAATGATATTGAAGGGGACGTAGGAGTAAAGGAAGTGATTAATCCAGATGAAGACAGTGATGGCAGCTCAAGTGAAGATGAAGACAGCATATTCAGGGATTCGGAAAATCCTAAGATTTTTATCAGAAAAGTGCAGAAGTCCGCAACTACCAAAACTGGGAAGAAAAAAATCAGTGATCGAGTCTTCAATAGTTACCAGTTTTGTGGTGTGTGTAATATAAAGGTTTCCAATTTTTCACAACACATTGAAAGGCATAAGGATAAACACAAATCCAGTGAAGAAATCCAGCAAATTATTCAGGAAAAAGATGAAAAGCAGAAAAACTTGCTCCAGAAACTGTTACGGGCAAAGTTCAATCACCAATTTAACATGGAGACAATTAAATCAGGGAAGGGAGAAATACTCTTGGAACGCCGGCCAGCTGATGGATTTAACCTTAAGAACTTTGGACCATGTCCCCGTTGTTATTTATGGATAGCAAAGAAACTACTGCATAAACatcaaaaaaaatgtttgtcaaAAAATGCTGAAGAGTGCAATCTTGGAAAGGCTGCTGTCCAGACAAGGTCCGACATACTTGCAAATAGAATTCCTACCATTGCCAGCAAGGCCCTCAAAAAAGAGGtatttgaaaaaatgaatttggATGAAGTTGGGAAAATAGCTAGAAATGACCCACTTATTGTCCAACTTGGAAACCAGTGGCTTGAAAAAAATGTAGGAAATAGCCTCAAACGAGGGGCATACACATCACAGATTATGCGTTTGGTCGGAAGAATGCTTTTACATTTAAGGACAATAAAACCTTTAAGTGAGGAATGTACCATGTGGAACTATCTGAAACCAAACTACTTGGATGATATAATAAAAGCAACACTCATGACAGCATACCAGAATatagatgatgatgaggatATGGCCAGTCCCAGCAATGCCATCAAACTTGGCTTTGATATCAAAAGACTTCTAAACGGCAAAATTGGTCTTGCAATAATGTCTGGAGACAAAAATTCACGTCAAGATGCTGAAGATCTGCTGAAGGCCATGTCTATATATTGGGGGACACGCGTCACGAAATTATCCAGAGTCCTGCTTGAACAGAGACGTTACACAAAGGACAAGAAATTGCCTTTAACTGACGACATCAAGAAATTGAACCTTTTCCTTCTTGAATCACTGAAAATAATTGATCTGAGAATAAATACTCCTGACAACTTCAGGAAAGTTGCAGAATTAACAGAGGCAAAACTGGTTGTTTACAACCGCAGACGGACCGGGGAACTCCAGGCAATCAG GTTGACAGATTACAACAAAAGATGTAGAAATCCTGGGGAAAACTGCACTGATACCATGGGACAGATGTCTGAGTTTGAAAAGAAGCTGTTGGAGACACAAGAGTTGATGACTGTCAGGGGAaag ACTGGCAGAGGGGTACCAGTCATTTTGCCAGGAGAGACAAAAGCACCGATGGCATATTTGACCAATATTCAAGTGCGAAAATCAGCAGGGATTGACATAAACAACCCTTATGTTTTTGCTTCACAAG gTGATGGTTGTGGTGTTGTAAGGGCATATGATGCCCTTACAAAAGCTTGTAAGGAGGCTGACTTGACAGCTCCGGAAACAATAACAAGTACAACCCTTAGAAAGTATATGGCTACGATAACACAA GTACTTGATCTAAAGGATCATGAAATGGAGTGGGTTGTGTCCCATATGGGGCACACTCTGGACATTCACAAAATTCATTAtag AGCAACCAGTGATGTCATTGAGGCCACACAAGTAGCGAAAATTCTTTTGTTACAAGATTTGGGAAATTTTGGGAAATTTAGAAACAAAACATTACAGGACATCCAGCTTGATG AAATTGTTTTTGAAACAAACAAAGACACTGCTTCTTCTGATGATCATGAAGATCCAAATGAGTTCTTTACTCAAGATGCTGATTCTGCCTTTGGAGATCTGGAGATAGATGAAGTGTTGAATGTATCTGAACAGTTCGAGGTTGATCAAGAGTCTGATCACTCTAGAAAAAGGAAGAATCAAGCAGGTAAAAATGCAAAGGGCAAATGGAACCAAACAGAGGAGGAGGAAATTCGAcaactgtttaaaaaaaatcttgagaACAAAATAAGACCAACACCGAAGGAATGTGTTAAAGCTATTGCCAAAAGTAAGGCAAATGGAGGAGTCATCTGCAAACGGAGAAAGGATGTATTGAAGAAAAAGGTTTTTAGGATGGTGGACAAAATAAAGAACTAA